The Ochrobactrum sp. BTU1 genome includes a region encoding these proteins:
- a CDS encoding MFS transporter: protein MTAATPPRQDTATGPLSFRVFRALWIATIISNIGTWMNDVGSAWLMTSLSPSPMFVALVQAATTLPMFLLALPAGAMADIVDRRRLLLSAQILGLFGAAALAVLTLAGLTTPWVLLGVTFVLGISAALSAPVFQAIVPELVDKQALPDAVALNSLGVNISRAIGPALGGIIVAAAGIPAVFALNAVSVIAVLGVIFFWKRKPTEFALPPEHFFGALRAGYRYARHSAAMRLVLIRSAGFFLFGSALWAMLPLVGRRGLGLEAAGYGALLGCMGAGAVLGALILKRLRKNVSANTISIWATLLFAFATLTLALVPNAWIAGAVMFLAGLAWIGMLTSLNVAAQMASPGWVKARALAVYLLVFQGAMTGGSILWGTIASRFSVTTALVVASLALVISLLLARFWKLPKDSTTDLAPSNHWAEPVVAVHPEGDRGPVLIEIEYQIEPQRIGEFTAALRKFSAVRYRDGAIRWDLWEDVAVPGRVVEAFIVESWIEHQRQHARVTHSDQLDQKTLNKFHLGDTPPVVRHMLKPV from the coding sequence ATGACTGCCGCCACTCCTCCCAGACAGGACACCGCAACCGGCCCATTGAGCTTCCGCGTTTTCAGAGCGCTTTGGATCGCCACCATTATCTCCAATATTGGCACATGGATGAACGATGTCGGGTCTGCGTGGCTGATGACCTCGCTTTCCCCAAGCCCGATGTTTGTTGCACTTGTTCAAGCCGCGACAACGCTCCCAATGTTCTTGCTGGCACTTCCTGCCGGTGCGATGGCCGATATCGTTGACCGGCGCAGGTTACTTCTAAGTGCTCAGATCCTAGGGCTCTTCGGTGCCGCAGCACTCGCGGTGTTGACGTTAGCTGGTCTCACCACTCCTTGGGTGCTTCTTGGCGTGACTTTCGTCCTGGGCATATCCGCCGCACTCAGCGCTCCGGTCTTTCAGGCAATCGTTCCGGAACTTGTGGACAAGCAAGCTTTACCCGATGCCGTCGCCTTAAACAGTCTCGGTGTTAATATCTCACGCGCGATCGGTCCCGCACTGGGCGGGATTATTGTCGCAGCGGCCGGCATTCCAGCTGTATTTGCGCTTAATGCTGTCTCGGTAATCGCCGTCCTGGGTGTTATCTTCTTCTGGAAGCGTAAACCAACGGAATTCGCACTTCCGCCTGAACATTTCTTCGGCGCGCTCCGCGCAGGCTATCGCTATGCACGCCACTCGGCGGCGATGCGTCTGGTCCTTATCCGATCAGCTGGCTTCTTCCTGTTCGGAAGCGCGTTGTGGGCCATGCTCCCTCTGGTGGGGCGTCGGGGTCTTGGTCTGGAAGCTGCCGGTTATGGTGCTTTACTCGGCTGTATGGGTGCCGGCGCAGTGCTCGGTGCGCTCATCTTGAAAAGGTTGCGCAAGAACGTCTCCGCAAACACAATCTCCATATGGGCAACTCTGCTGTTTGCCTTTGCGACCCTCACGCTCGCGCTGGTACCAAATGCATGGATCGCAGGCGCTGTCATGTTCCTTGCTGGTCTGGCTTGGATCGGAATGCTGACGTCGCTCAATGTGGCTGCTCAGATGGCATCACCAGGCTGGGTCAAGGCACGTGCTCTCGCCGTCTATCTTCTTGTGTTCCAGGGCGCAATGACAGGCGGAAGCATCCTCTGGGGGACAATTGCATCGCGTTTTAGCGTTACAACCGCACTGGTAGTTGCGTCCCTCGCGCTTGTGATCTCTCTGCTTCTCGCCCGCTTCTGGAAGTTGCCAAAAGACTCGACCACCGACCTTGCACCTTCAAATCACTGGGCAGAGCCCGTTGTTGCAGTCCACCCAGAAGGTGATCGCGGGCCGGTCTTGATCGAAATCGAATACCAGATCGAGCCACAACGGATCGGCGAATTTACGGCCGCGCTCCGGAAGTTTAGTGCAGTCCGCTACCGCGATGGCGCAATACGCTGGGATTTGTGGGAAGATGTTGCAGTACCAGGCCGTGTCGTAGAAGCCTTCATTGTCGAGAGTTGGATCGAACATCAGCGCCAACATGCCCGCGTCACCCATTCAGATCAACTTGATCAGAAGACACTAAACAAGTTTCATCTTGGCGATACGCCGCCGGTTGTCCGGCATATGCTTAAACCGGTATAA
- a CDS encoding hydrolase yields MSNKLEVLTPSNSQIIFIDHQPQMAFGVQSIDRQVLKNNTVGLAKAAKVFNIPTVITTVETDSFSGPTYPELLDVFPDAPLLERTSMNSWDDLKVREALAKGAAEGRKKIIVSGLWTEVCNTTFALSALNDTDYEIYMVADASGGTSLEAHNYAMDRMVQAGVIPVTWQQVLLEWQRDWAHRETYDAVMNIVREHSGAYGMGVDYAYTMVHGAKSRSHHQGPRLDPKPAF; encoded by the coding sequence ATGTCCAACAAGCTCGAAGTTCTCACCCCATCCAACAGCCAGATCATTTTCATCGATCATCAGCCACAGATGGCTTTTGGCGTGCAGTCCATCGACCGTCAGGTTTTGAAGAATAATACCGTTGGACTGGCCAAGGCTGCGAAGGTTTTCAACATTCCAACCGTCATCACCACGGTTGAAACCGATAGCTTTTCCGGCCCGACCTATCCGGAACTGCTCGATGTATTCCCGGATGCGCCGCTTCTCGAACGCACCTCGATGAATTCATGGGACGACTTGAAAGTTCGCGAAGCGCTCGCAAAGGGTGCTGCTGAAGGTCGCAAGAAAATCATCGTTTCGGGCCTCTGGACCGAAGTCTGCAACACCACTTTCGCGCTTTCAGCTCTCAACGACACCGATTACGAAATCTATATGGTTGCAGATGCATCAGGGGGAACCTCGCTCGAAGCGCATAATTATGCGATGGACCGCATGGTTCAGGCTGGCGTTATCCCTGTAACATGGCAGCAGGTGTTGCTTGAATGGCAACGCGACTGGGCGCACCGCGAAACCTATGATGCCGTCATGAATATCGTGCGCGAACATTCAGGGGCTTACGGTATGGGCGTCGATTACGCATATACAATGGTACATGGCGCAAAATCGCGGAGCCATCACCAAGGCCCACGCCTCGACCCAAAGCCTGCGTTCTAA
- a CDS encoding alpha/beta hydrolase: MTKNEYISFRRDGVAGSPVIIAFHGTGGNEHQFTGLIDQMLPNAGIVAPRGDVSEFGANRFFRRTGEGIYDMDDLHLRTEKMLGFISEVREQNPGREIYALGYSNGANILASMLFRDPSLFDRAALMHPLIPWTPEPQPELSGKRVLITAGEVDPVSPLKLSKSLIEWFKAQGADVDALIAPGGHEIRPAELESLKSFLCAA; this comes from the coding sequence ATGACAAAAAATGAATATATCAGCTTCCGCCGCGACGGCGTTGCCGGTTCGCCGGTTATTATCGCGTTTCACGGCACAGGCGGCAATGAACATCAGTTTACCGGGCTGATCGACCAGATGCTGCCCAATGCAGGCATTGTAGCGCCACGCGGCGATGTATCGGAATTTGGTGCCAATCGCTTCTTCCGCCGTACAGGCGAAGGTATCTATGACATGGATGACCTACACCTGCGCACGGAGAAGATGCTGGGTTTTATAAGCGAGGTCCGCGAGCAAAATCCGGGTCGTGAGATCTATGCACTCGGCTATTCAAATGGCGCCAATATTCTGGCGTCCATGCTGTTTCGTGACCCAAGCCTGTTTGACCGTGCTGCACTCATGCATCCGCTGATTCCGTGGACACCGGAACCGCAACCAGAACTCTCTGGTAAACGCGTTCTGATCACGGCTGGTGAAGTTGATCCGGTCTCGCCACTCAAGCTATCAAAGAGCCTGATTGAATGGTTCAAAGCACAGGGTGCGGATGTGGACGCACTGATTGCACCCGGCGGCCATGAAATCCGCCCGGCAGAACTTGAAAGCCTAAAAAGCTTTCTGTGTGCTGCCTGA
- a CDS encoding ring-cleaving dioxygenase, with the protein MLKQIKGLHHITSMAADAAQNNNFFTDTLGLRRVKKTVNFDEPSVYHLYYGDEVGTPGSVMTYFPFPNIVRGRPGVGEVGETEFAVPKGSLGFWKDRLVAKGVTGLEGDRAFGSERLRFQGPDGDGFALVETTDDKRAPWMSAGVSEDVAIRGFSGARMRLHDIDASAELLKFMGYERAETEGNVSRFIIPNGNGADSIDLEALPSAQAARQGAGSVHHIAFAVPDRAAQLEVRRALMDTGYHVTPVIDRDYFWAIYFRTPGGVLFEVATNEPGFDRDEDTAHLGEALKLPSRYEAHRERIEANLEPLTDK; encoded by the coding sequence ATGTTGAAGCAGATCAAGGGTCTTCACCACATTACTTCGATGGCGGCAGACGCTGCGCAGAACAACAACTTTTTTACCGACACACTTGGTCTGCGTCGCGTCAAAAAGACCGTCAACTTCGACGAACCAAGTGTCTATCACCTTTATTATGGCGATGAAGTCGGCACCCCGGGCTCAGTTATGACCTACTTCCCATTCCCTAACATCGTTCGCGGTCGTCCGGGTGTTGGTGAAGTTGGCGAAACAGAATTCGCTGTGCCAAAGGGTTCACTGGGCTTCTGGAAAGACCGTCTGGTCGCAAAGGGCGTAACCGGCCTTGAAGGCGACCGTGCGTTTGGTTCCGAGCGCCTGCGTTTCCAGGGTCCGGATGGCGATGGTTTTGCACTCGTTGAAACCACAGATGACAAGCGTGCACCATGGATGAGTGCAGGCGTTTCCGAAGATGTCGCTATCCGCGGCTTCAGCGGCGCACGTATGCGGCTTCACGATATTGATGCCAGTGCTGAACTGCTCAAGTTCATGGGTTATGAACGCGCTGAAACTGAAGGAAATGTCAGCCGCTTCATCATTCCAAATGGCAATGGTGCCGATTCGATCGACCTCGAAGCTCTGCCCTCCGCTCAGGCGGCACGTCAGGGCGCAGGCTCTGTCCACCACATCGCCTTTGCGGTGCCTGATCGCGCTGCACAGCTTGAAGTGCGCAGGGCATTGATGGACACGGGCTACCACGTTACGCCAGTGATCGACCGCGATTATTTCTGGGCGATCTATTTCCGCACTCCGGGCGGCGTGCTGTTTGAAGTTGCGACCAACGAACCCGGCTTTGACCGCGACGAAGATACAGCGCATCTGGGCGAAGCACTTAAACTGCCAAGCCGCTATGAGGCCCATCGCGAGCGCATCGAAGCCAATCTCGAGCCCTTAACTGATAAATAA